From the genome of Nitrosomonas sp., one region includes:
- the dtd gene encoding D-aminoacyl-tRNA deacylase codes for MITIIQRVNTAKVTVNHQVLGSIDTGIMALVAVEKVDTEKEADRLLERILNYRIFPDENGRMNLSLRAIHGGLLLVPQFTLAADTNTGNRPSFTGSASPEKGRELFTYLQETAKTVYPGAQFGQFGADMQVELINDGPVTFTLRVSG; via the coding sequence ATGATCACCATCATCCAGCGCGTCAATACAGCCAAAGTAACCGTCAATCACCAGGTACTCGGCTCCATTGATACCGGCATCATGGCGCTGGTTGCAGTTGAAAAGGTCGATACCGAAAAAGAGGCCGACCGCCTGTTGGAGCGCATACTCAATTACCGCATCTTCCCCGATGAAAACGGCCGCATGAACCTGAGCCTGCGCGCAATTCACGGCGGACTGCTGCTGGTGCCCCAGTTTACCCTGGCGGCCGACACCAATACCGGCAACCGCCCGAGTTTCACCGGTTCGGCATCGCCTGAAAAAGGCCGCGAATTGTTTACCTACCTGCAGGAAACAGCAAAAACCGTTTATCCTGGGGCGCAATTTGGCCAGTTCGGCGCTGACATGCAGGTTGAATTGATTAATGACGGGCCGGTAACGTTTACGCTGCGGGTATCCGGTTGA
- a CDS encoding mechanosensitive ion channel family protein has translation MSETILSHLDNQFIQSCALVASLLSLRILLVHLIKRNREILTEGRRHSITSVKNFSWLIIFFGLLAIWWPELKNFAFSIAAVTLALVIATKELILCFSGAMLRAGTGAFTIGDWIEVGANRGEVIDYNIFSTTLQELDKSPNDYSFTGRTIVIPNSLFLSESIKNLNFFKRYVFHRFSIVVDPHISTADVEQWIVAEINTQSADFIEIARRYNAFIEKRTGVDVPGPEPRIMISTNEYAKRIITVIVFCPTEKAAELERHITQGVLERVFQMEHTIR, from the coding sequence ATGTCCGAAACTATTCTGAGCCATCTGGATAATCAATTTATTCAAAGCTGCGCTCTGGTGGCGAGCCTGCTGTCACTGCGGATACTCCTTGTCCATCTGATCAAACGCAACAGGGAAATCCTCACCGAAGGCCGCAGGCATTCGATTACCAGTGTCAAGAACTTCAGCTGGCTGATCATTTTTTTCGGACTGCTGGCAATCTGGTGGCCGGAATTGAAGAATTTCGCTTTTTCCATTGCCGCTGTGACGCTGGCGCTAGTAATTGCGACCAAGGAACTGATTTTATGCTTCAGCGGCGCCATGCTGCGGGCAGGCACAGGCGCATTTACCATCGGCGACTGGATTGAGGTGGGCGCAAACCGCGGCGAAGTGATCGACTACAACATCTTCTCCACCACGCTGCAGGAACTGGACAAATCGCCGAACGACTACAGTTTTACCGGCAGAACCATTGTAATACCGAACAGCCTTTTTCTGTCGGAGTCGATTAAAAATCTCAATTTTTTCAAACGTTATGTGTTTCACCGCTTCAGTATTGTCGTCGATCCGCATATCAGCACCGCAGATGTCGAGCAATGGATTGTTGCTGAAATCAACACCCAATCGGCCGACTTTATCGAGATCGCGCGCCGGTATAACGCCTTCATCGAAAAAAGAACCGGTGTCGATGTGCCCGGTCCGGAACCGCGCATTATGATCAGCACCAATGAATACGCCAAACGCATTATCACCGTAATCGTATTTTGCCCCACAGAGAAAGCCGCCGAACTCGAGCGGCATATCACGCAAGGCGTGCTGGAACGGGTTTTTCAAATGGAACACACCATTCGTTAA
- a CDS encoding formylglycine-generating enzyme family protein: MVCVTWHDAQAYVTWLSNRTGLRYRLPTEAEWEYAARANSNTTRFYKDDRQCDYANGAGLETRSVTGYDFTIAECRDPYVYTAPVGRFKSNDFGLYDILGNVMEWTQDFWHNSYINAPTDGTAWLEKKWKVDEYRVVRGGSWKDSSQFLRSADRLRLDPEIALNNLGFRIARDF, translated from the coding sequence GTGGTCTGTGTAACGTGGCATGATGCGCAGGCCTATGTTACGTGGCTATCAAACCGTACCGGTTTGAGATATCGTCTACCGACCGAAGCTGAATGGGAATATGCCGCAAGGGCTAATTCTAACACAACGCGTTTTTATAAAGATGACAGACAATGTGATTATGCAAATGGTGCGGGCTTGGAGACCCGATCAGTTACTGGTTATGATTTTACCATAGCTGAATGTAGAGATCCGTATGTGTATACAGCACCGGTTGGAAGATTCAAGAGTAATGATTTCGGTTTATACGATATTCTGGGTAATGTAATGGAATGGACTCAAGATTTTTGGCATAATAGTTACATTAATGCGCCAACTGATGGTACTGCATGGCTAGAAAAAAAATGGAAGGTTGATGAATATAGAGTAGTTCGGGGTGGATCATGGAAAGATAGCTCACAATTCTTGCGATCTGCCGATCGCCTCAGACTAGATCCCGAGATTGCACTTAATAATCTTGGTTTTCGTATCGCCAGGGATTTTTGA
- a CDS encoding TIR domain-containing protein, translating into MSALFISYRRDDSSGYAINLYDRLANRFGHDRVFMDIDQIKPGEDFHDVIHEKLKSVQVAIVLIGKHWLNIPGETGRRLDNPDDWVRLEIATLLERKIRVIPVLVGGAAMPKSTELPECLQPLARRQAHEISDNRFHADIDRLIQVLETMVSVQSPLPQTASPVQPDSGKPQTETDTSRSKQNKSESSATPPPKSSKRLAIGLGIVTILFGAVVLYGYFPPTTDESDTGQSTFIASKSIDLMTDSYIAGYHEKTESISINGKESIINSSIEILPRKKPIFKRFYDPNFSFGPEMVRVPSGKFWMGSPKTELGRAYDEGPQHEVTINSFEISRFEITVEQFRQFVHDKDYHQGKMYLTTAEQYRKGCFIWISTYAQKAFLSENLNWNKTGFKQGYL; encoded by the coding sequence ATGTCTGCCTTATTCATCAGCTACCGCCGTGACGACAGCTCGGGCTATGCGATCAATCTTTATGATCGGCTCGCAAACCGTTTTGGCCATGACCGTGTTTTTATGGATATCGACCAGATTAAGCCCGGTGAAGATTTCCACGATGTTATCCATGAAAAACTGAAATCGGTACAGGTTGCCATCGTGTTGATCGGCAAGCACTGGTTGAATATCCCCGGCGAAACCGGGCGGCGGCTGGACAATCCGGACGACTGGGTGCGGCTTGAGATCGCCACGCTATTGGAGCGCAAAATTCGCGTGATTCCGGTGCTGGTCGGCGGCGCAGCCATGCCCAAATCAACCGAACTGCCGGAATGTCTGCAACCGCTTGCGCGACGTCAGGCCCATGAAATCAGCGACAATCGTTTTCATGCCGATATTGACCGGCTGATCCAGGTATTGGAAACAATGGTAAGCGTGCAGTCACCGTTACCGCAAACTGCATCGCCAGTTCAGCCTGATTCCGGAAAACCACAAACTGAAACCGATACCAGCCGTTCAAAACAGAACAAGTCAGAATCTTCTGCGACGCCGCCTCCCAAAAGCTCCAAAAGGCTTGCAATAGGGCTTGGCATCGTTACCATACTCTTCGGAGCGGTAGTTTTGTATGGCTATTTTCCTCCGACAACAGACGAATCTGACACAGGTCAATCAACATTTATAGCTTCTAAATCGATAGATTTAATGACAGATTCATATATTGCTGGATACCATGAAAAGACAGAATCGATTTCTATAAATGGAAAAGAATCTATTATTAATAGTTCTATTGAAATACTACCTCGAAAAAAGCCTATTTTTAAACGATTTTATGACCCGAATTTTTCATTTGGGCCCGAAATGGTACGTGTCCCCTCTGGCAAATTCTGGATGGGTTCACCCAAAACTGAATTAGGTCGAGCATATGACGAGGGTCCGCAGCATGAAGTCACCATTAACTCATTTGAAATTAGTCGTTTTGAGATCACTGTAGAGCAGTTCCGGCAATTTGTACATGACAAGGATTATCATCAAGGGAAAATGTATCTCACAACTGCAGAACAGTATCGAAAAGGCTGCTTTATATGGATAAGTACCTACGCTCAAAAAGCATTTTTAAGCGAAAATTTGAATTGGAACAAAACAGGATTCAAACAAGGGTACCTCTAA
- a CDS encoding slipin family protein codes for MIEIVFIVLSVAILFFASAFKVLREYERGVVFQLGRFWKVKGPGLIILIPVIQTMVRVDLRTIVMDVPSQDVISRDNVSVKVNAVLYFRVINPERAIIQVEDYDAATSQLAQTTLRSVLGQHELDEMLASREKLNNDIQKILDEQTEAWGIKVANVEIKHVDINESMIRAIAKQAEAERERRAKIIHAEGELQASKHLLQASQVLSRQPQALQLRYLQTLTEIAGEKSSTIVFPLPMELMTPLQKMMEQHARQQEAKPANDSQA; via the coding sequence ATGATCGAAATAGTATTTATCGTACTGAGCGTCGCAATACTCTTTTTTGCCAGCGCATTCAAAGTGCTGCGCGAATATGAACGTGGCGTCGTTTTCCAGCTCGGCCGTTTCTGGAAAGTGAAAGGCCCGGGACTCATTATTCTGATACCCGTCATCCAGACCATGGTGCGTGTCGATCTAAGAACCATCGTCATGGATGTGCCCAGTCAGGATGTCATTTCGCGCGACAACGTGTCCGTCAAAGTCAACGCGGTGCTGTACTTCCGTGTCATCAATCCCGAACGCGCCATCATCCAGGTCGAGGATTACGACGCCGCAACCAGTCAACTCGCCCAAACCACGTTGCGCTCCGTGCTCGGTCAGCATGAACTCGACGAAATGCTCGCCAGTCGAGAAAAGCTCAACAACGACATTCAGAAAATCCTCGACGAACAAACCGAGGCCTGGGGCATCAAGGTCGCCAATGTTGAAATCAAGCATGTCGACATCAACGAATCGATGATCCGCGCGATTGCCAAACAGGCTGAGGCCGAGCGTGAGCGGCGCGCTAAAATCATCCACGCCGAAGGCGAACTGCAAGCCTCGAAACACCTGCTCCAGGCCTCACAGGTCTTGTCCAGACAACCGCAGGCGTTGCAACTGCGTTATTTGCAGACACTCACCGAAATCGCCGGTGAAAAAAGCTCCACCATTGTTTTCCCGCTACCCATGGAACTGATGACGCCATTGCAGAAAATGATGGAACAGCACGCCAGGCAGCAGGAAGCCAAACCCGCAAATGACAGTCAGGCATGA
- a CDS encoding nodulation protein NfeD translates to MRFSKISCSIVFLIVFCWPLSLYAQGPKQALWMNIDGAIGPATQDYLQRGFGKAIEQNSAVIILQMDTPGGLDTSMREIIRAIIASPVPVVTFVSPSGARAASAGTYILYASHIAAMSPATNLGAATPVQIGGLPGGSDKNVLDTGQDETNGFKTAAQDPMKSKLVNDAVAYIRGLAQMRGRNADWAEQAVREAASLTAEEALESDVIDLIATSIPDLLVKIDGRTVNVLGNDVTLSTAQITIEHFEPDWRTRLLAIITDPNVAYILMLLGIYALIYEFSNPGAIFPGVVGAVCLVLALFAFQVLPINFAGLALLLVGIAFMFAEVFVPSFGALGIGGMIAFVMGSVMLLDTGVPGYGVSIPLIVTFAVLSAAFILLVLGMAIKARQRPVVSGMEQIVHSTGIVMEDFEHEGWVRVHGEQWKAQCSTPLRHGDKVRVVAIDGLILTVAPEKPDSNASNRPENRRD, encoded by the coding sequence ATGCGTTTTTCAAAAATCAGTTGCAGCATTGTTTTTCTTATTGTTTTCTGCTGGCCGCTGTCGCTGTATGCGCAAGGCCCCAAGCAGGCGCTGTGGATGAATATTGACGGCGCCATTGGTCCTGCCACGCAGGATTACTTGCAGCGCGGTTTCGGCAAGGCGATCGAGCAGAACAGCGCAGTCATTATCCTGCAAATGGATACGCCCGGCGGGCTGGATACGTCGATGCGTGAAATCATCCGCGCCATTATCGCCTCGCCGGTGCCTGTCGTCACTTTTGTTTCGCCCAGCGGCGCACGCGCCGCCAGTGCTGGAACCTACATTCTGTATGCCAGTCATATCGCTGCCATGTCGCCCGCCACCAATCTTGGCGCGGCAACACCGGTGCAGATCGGCGGTCTTCCCGGCGGTTCAGATAAAAATGTTCTCGACACCGGTCAGGATGAAACCAATGGTTTTAAAACCGCCGCACAAGACCCGATGAAAAGCAAACTGGTCAACGATGCCGTGGCGTATATCCGCGGACTGGCGCAGATGCGCGGTCGTAATGCAGACTGGGCAGAGCAGGCCGTGCGCGAAGCGGCCAGCCTGACAGCCGAGGAAGCGCTGGAAAGCGACGTAATAGACCTGATCGCCACCAGCATTCCGGATTTGCTGGTTAAAATCGATGGCCGCACGGTCAACGTGCTCGGCAATGACGTGACATTATCTACCGCGCAAATCACCATCGAGCACTTCGAACCCGACTGGCGCACCCGCCTGCTGGCCATTATCACCGACCCGAATGTCGCCTACATTCTGATGCTGCTCGGAATTTACGCGTTGATTTATGAGTTTTCCAATCCGGGCGCCATTTTCCCCGGCGTCGTCGGCGCCGTGTGTCTGGTGCTGGCATTGTTTGCTTTCCAGGTGCTGCCGATTAACTTTGCCGGACTCGCCTTGCTGCTGGTCGGCATTGCATTCATGTTCGCCGAAGTGTTCGTGCCCAGTTTCGGTGCGCTGGGGATCGGCGGCATGATTGCGTTTGTCATGGGCTCCGTGATGCTGCTCGATACCGGTGTTCCCGGCTATGGCGTATCGATTCCGTTGATCGTGACCTTCGCGGTGCTGTCGGCGGCATTTATTCTGCTGGTGCTTGGCATGGCGATCAAGGCGCGGCAACGCCCTGTCGTCAGCGGCATGGAACAGATCGTGCACAGCACCGGAATCGTGATGGAAGACTTCGAGCACGAAGGCTGGGTACGCGTGCACGGCGAACAGTGGAAAGCGCAATGCAGTACGCCGCTCAGACATGGCGACAAAGTCCGTGTCGTTGCGATAGATGGATTGATTCTAACCGTAGCACCCGAAAAACCCGATTCAAACGCTTCCAATAGACCTGAAAACCGGAGGGATTAA
- the nudF gene encoding ADP-ribose diphosphatase, whose protein sequence is MASKDVEVLEKTVCYQGFFRIERYRLRHRLFSGEWGHPIVRELFERGHAAAVLPYDPARDEVILIEQFRVGAMDAPGGPWLLEIVAGVIETDESVEDVVRRESVEESGCTIADLIPLYDYHVSPGGMTERVALFCGRVDTTHAGGVHGVKDEGEDIKVHVVSLDTALQYLKSGKINSASAIIALQWLALNRDQVRTSWLTRQT, encoded by the coding sequence ATGGCGAGTAAAGATGTGGAAGTTCTCGAAAAGACGGTGTGTTATCAGGGTTTTTTTCGCATAGAGCGTTACCGCCTGCGGCACCGCTTGTTTAGCGGTGAGTGGGGTCATCCGATTGTGCGCGAATTATTTGAACGCGGTCATGCAGCGGCGGTCTTGCCCTATGATCCGGCCAGGGATGAAGTGATTCTGATTGAGCAGTTCCGTGTCGGCGCTATGGATGCGCCGGGTGGGCCGTGGCTGCTGGAAATTGTCGCCGGTGTGATTGAGACTGACGAGAGCGTTGAAGATGTGGTCAGGCGTGAAAGTGTGGAGGAATCGGGCTGCACCATTGCCGATTTGATTCCACTATATGATTATCATGTCAGTCCCGGCGGCATGACCGAACGCGTCGCGTTATTTTGTGGCCGGGTTGATACAACCCATGCCGGCGGCGTGCATGGGGTAAAAGATGAAGGGGAGGATATCAAAGTGCACGTCGTTTCCCTGGATACCGCGTTGCAGTATTTGAAATCAGGAAAAATCAATTCAGCCAGTGCGATCATTGCCTTACAGTGGCTGGCGTTAAATCGGGATCAGGTGCGGACATCATGGTTAACTCGACAAACTTAA
- a CDS encoding thiol oxidoreductase — translation MFRNNFKAVPALFIAGLLSTGMALSIAAEIGKEVSVPMRLQDGDEFHMGTRELLEHGRKLFEANWTIQEGGGRRLTKGTGAPLSDPSAPLDFPHNFNRISAPDSNSCAGCHNKPRVGGGGDIVANVFVTGQRFDFATFDHNDGLPTRGAIDEEGKFVHLQTIANSRNTLGMFGSGYIEMLSRQMTTDLQNIRNAINPGDSAELITKGVSFGILSRNIDGSWDTSEVTGLLNSSLASNSADNPPSLIIKPFHQAGGVTSLRQFTNNAFNHHHGIQSTERFGIGTDPDDDGFINEMTGAEVTAVTLFQAQLAVPGRVIPNDPQIEAAVAVGEETFAKIGCSGCHVPELPLDKHGWIYTEPNPFNPEGNLQPGDAPDYSLDLTSKKLDKPRLEEKRGVVMVPAFTDLKLYDITSGPGDPNREPIDQNAPGGSEAFFAGNSRFMTRKLWGVANEPPYFHHGQYTTMREAIEAHRGEALDSYQNWAALSDYERDSIIEFLKTLQVLPEGTKHLVVDQRGKKKKWKPSY, via the coding sequence ATGTTTAGAAATAACTTTAAAGCAGTACCGGCGCTTTTCATCGCTGGATTGTTATCAACGGGAATGGCGCTGTCTATTGCAGCTGAAATCGGTAAAGAAGTGTCTGTACCGATGCGGCTACAAGATGGCGATGAATTTCATATGGGCACACGGGAGTTGCTTGAACACGGCAGAAAACTGTTTGAAGCGAATTGGACCATACAGGAGGGCGGCGGCCGTCGATTGACAAAAGGAACGGGCGCGCCTTTATCGGATCCCTCCGCTCCACTGGACTTTCCTCATAACTTCAATCGAATTTCCGCGCCAGACTCCAATTCATGCGCAGGCTGCCATAACAAGCCCCGCGTTGGCGGTGGCGGCGATATTGTTGCGAATGTTTTTGTCACGGGTCAACGTTTTGATTTTGCCACTTTTGATCACAATGATGGCTTGCCAACACGCGGCGCTATCGATGAAGAAGGTAAATTTGTGCACTTGCAGACAATCGCCAATTCCCGTAATACGCTGGGTATGTTTGGCTCCGGCTATATCGAGATGCTCAGCCGTCAGATGACGACAGATTTACAGAATATCAGGAATGCCATCAATCCCGGTGATTCAGCGGAGTTAATCACCAAAGGTGTTTCCTTCGGCATTTTATCCAGAAACATTGACGGCAGCTGGGACACCAGTGAAGTTACCGGCTTGTTGAATTCAAGCCTGGCCAGCAACAGCGCTGACAATCCGCCGAGCCTCATTATCAAACCGTTTCATCAGGCGGGCGGCGTTACATCATTGCGCCAGTTCACGAACAATGCCTTTAACCATCATCACGGCATTCAATCAACAGAACGCTTCGGCATCGGCACCGACCCGGATGATGACGGCTTTATTAATGAAATGACAGGTGCTGAAGTCACTGCTGTCACACTTTTTCAAGCTCAGCTTGCCGTTCCAGGCCGGGTCATTCCTAATGACCCACAAATTGAAGCCGCAGTAGCTGTTGGAGAAGAAACTTTTGCAAAAATTGGCTGCTCAGGTTGTCATGTCCCAGAATTACCGTTGGATAAACATGGATGGATTTATACCGAACCCAATCCATTCAATCCTGAAGGCAATCTGCAACCCGGAGACGCTCCCGATTACAGTCTTGATTTGACCAGCAAGAAACTTGACAAGCCACGGCTGGAGGAAAAAAGAGGTGTGGTCATGGTTCCGGCGTTCACTGACCTCAAGTTGTATGACATCACCAGCGGGCCCGGCGATCCGAATCGCGAACCCATTGATCAGAATGCCCCCGGGGGATCGGAAGCTTTTTTTGCCGGAAATTCACGGTTCATGACGCGCAAACTCTGGGGTGTGGCCAATGAACCGCCTTATTTCCATCATGGTCAATATACAACCATGCGCGAAGCCATTGAAGCGCACCGTGGCGAAGCTTTGGACAGTTACCAAAACTGGGCTGCACTCAGCGATTATGAGCGCGATTCAATTATAGAATTCCTTAAAACCTTGCAGGTATTGCCGGAAGGCACAAAACATCTGGTTGTCGATCAAAGAGGTAAAAAGAAAAAATGGAAGCCGTCTTATTGA
- a CDS encoding EAL domain-containing response regulator, with amino-acid sequence MHTASEIKILLVDDDTFILKILTKMLNNQGIMSVDSSDNGLDALARIDHVETCPDLILLDLNMPNMDGIEFVRHLVERKYPGSLVLVSGEDERMLKTAEKLVHAHQIPMLGYLHKPVSPDKLAEIIKKWTPPEKKLLQQSEKKIYNEQTLQAAISNRELVNFYQPKVALATGKVIGVETLVRWHHPTDGLIMPDQFISIAEKHGLINDLTCLVLEQALAQTRIWHESGIMLRVAINVSMDNLTSLDFQDLVVNLVVENGLSPQNIVLEVTESQLMGADKRVPLEILTRLRLKRFHLSIDDFGTGHSSMAQLRDIPFDELKIDQGFVHRAWADETLRAMYDASLSMAKQLGMEVVAEGVADEEDWKFLRRTGCDFAQGNFISKPLQAADFSQWMEEWNSRTQNGLIAGSA; translated from the coding sequence ATGCATACCGCTTCTGAAATTAAGATTCTGCTAGTCGATGACGACACGTTCATCCTGAAAATCTTGACCAAAATGCTGAATAATCAGGGAATAATGTCGGTAGACTCGAGCGACAACGGTTTGGACGCACTCGCCAGAATTGATCATGTTGAAACCTGCCCTGATTTGATTTTGTTGGATCTCAATATGCCGAACATGGACGGAATTGAATTTGTCCGCCATCTGGTTGAACGCAAGTATCCTGGAAGCCTTGTGCTGGTCAGCGGTGAAGACGAACGCATGTTAAAAACTGCAGAAAAGCTGGTGCATGCGCATCAGATACCGATGCTGGGTTATTTACATAAGCCGGTCAGTCCCGATAAACTGGCTGAAATTATAAAAAAATGGACGCCACCCGAAAAAAAACTGCTTCAGCAATCCGAGAAAAAAATCTATAACGAGCAAACATTGCAGGCGGCAATTTCAAACCGTGAATTGGTTAATTTTTACCAACCCAAGGTCGCACTGGCAACAGGCAAGGTGATTGGCGTTGAAACGCTGGTACGCTGGCATCACCCGACCGATGGGCTAATCATGCCGGATCAGTTTATCAGCATTGCCGAAAAACACGGTCTGATCAATGATCTAACCTGCCTTGTGCTGGAGCAGGCATTGGCGCAGACCAGAATATGGCATGAAAGCGGTATCATGCTGCGGGTAGCGATTAATGTCTCAATGGACAATCTGACATCCTTGGATTTTCAGGATCTTGTAGTAAACCTTGTCGTTGAAAACGGATTGTCGCCACAAAATATTGTACTTGAGGTAACAGAAAGTCAGTTGATGGGCGCCGATAAGCGCGTACCCCTCGAAATTCTGACCCGGTTGCGCCTTAAACGATTTCATTTGTCGATCGATGATTTCGGCACCGGGCACTCGTCAATGGCGCAATTACGTGACATTCCATTTGACGAGCTCAAAATTGACCAGGGTTTTGTGCACCGCGCCTGGGCTGATGAAACTTTGCGCGCCATGTACGATGCGAGCCTCTCCATGGCCAAACAACTGGGCATGGAAGTCGTGGCGGAAGGTGTGGCGGACGAGGAAGACTGGAAGTTTCTGCGCCGGACAGGATGCGACTTTGCACAGGGCAATTTTATTTCCAAACCACTTCAGGCGGCCGATTTCTCACAGTGGATGGAGGAATGGAATAGTCGTACGCAGAACGGGCTGATCGCGGGTTCAGCTTAA